The genomic interval aaaatattaattacaGATCACCTCTATACAGCAATGCCTCTGTGCAACATACTGTATGTTGTTATGGACTGATTAATGAGGAATAAATTCAGTACCTGCTCCATAGTTGCATTCCACAGAGAGGTCATTTTTTCATCCTCTCCGTAATTTTTTTGAATGGTTTTCCTCACTTCGTCCTCCAAATTGTCAAAAATATCCTCAGCCTGCAAATGAGAAATGAACAAATCATTGTCATttgctctttaaaaaaatactctACTGCTTTGTAAATCTGATCTGTAAAATCTGAGATCCAGAAGGTCCTGGTTTACTTTTCAGAAGCTCTTACCACATCGTCAAAGACGAACAGTACCACAGCTCCTGCAACCTCGATGAGGAAGATGATCAGCACGACACTAAAGAACTGAAGGGGGAGGAAACAGTATAATATTTTTAAGCATTCAGTTTAAGAAAATTTGGTTGCAGTTTTACatactatatatatttttcattacACCAGGTAAATTCGTCTTCTTCGTAAGTGTGATAAGAGTAAAGATTACCCACCGTCAGCAGCATACACCTGTTCTCCATGATGGCTCCGCAGCATCCCAGGAAGCCGATGACCAAAAGCGCAGCGCCTACGCCGATCATCACGTAGCCCACATAGGCCAGTCGGAACACCTCATCTGGAAGGTCTTCAACACCATCCAGCAAACCcagcagagagtcgctgtccaCCGTAACCCACACACCAACTCCTAGAATGGCTACACCTGCCAACTGCATGAAGAGCAAAAGGACGCCAAAGAATTAGAGGACAGCGGATACAATATGGAAGAACTTGACATTTTAACATATGTTTTTAATGATCATTCTGCTGAACATGTTGGggaatcaaaataaatgtaattattctTATCAAAAGTGGTCAATTTTGTGCCAAGGAACAAGAAATTGTAAGATGGTAGAATGATGCCGTACAATAATGTTATCGTCAGTGGGTTGTGTTGTTCACTATAGATTACACCAGAGAAAGCGTTTGGTCACTGAAAAGAAGAATTTATAGGCTGCTCTTTCCAACTTACAAAGATGACACCGTTGAAGATGAACATCATAATTTTGAGAATACCGTTGCACATCTTGGCTGATTTAGGCTGGTGAAGAGAAgagattaacaaaaataaatattggatTAGGTtcttaaacagatataattctcATTTTACATCTtctaaaaaactaaaagtatGTGGCAGGCTGAAAACACAAGTGAACAGAAAATGGGTCAACCAGGATTAGGCTCAGTTAAACATTAACTCCGACAAACTGCAGAATAACAGAGAGGAGGGATCTAATCTTCTTCAAATATAGCAAGTCTTTCTGGCTCACATATGGCAGGGTTTCAGTGAAAGTATTGCGCAAGCTGAATAATCATACTTAATTTTAAGGCTACTTTAAGCCTGGATTTGCCATGGAATGTAAAATTTACCTGTAacctttttaatatttgtaGAAATACATTTGATATATCGTGTAAATAACTCCCGAGTGTGCCAGAGTAATATGTGCAAATATCTAATGATAATAGCTCATGATATTTCAGAGCTGACagacaaaagcaacaaaaaaaaaaatgcattgtaaTCTTCCTGGAACAAAAGCACCATAAAACACTAACATTCACCCTTGAACCTAACATTGCACAGTTTATTATACCTAATCCCACTTTGTAGTTATTGAGGCTTTTTACCCCCTTCCTTATCACAGGTTGTTTCTAAGAGGCAGTAAAATGCTCatatgaaaacaacaaaaaccaaGCTTGGCTGGCTGCCTTCAATGGAGAcaaaatggacagttttatgtgaGCCATTTagtacatgtttttttaaccatAATGTAAAAGTTTGATAAATCAgttgttttttcatgttttctgtttgacAGAACAAGGTTGGATATTCAGTCAGTTGGAACCATAtagtaaataaagaaaaaactacTGGAACGACTAACAACAACAATCATGCTGCAAATGACCAGCCCTTGGAACAAAACCTTGGTTCCAGCTAAAATTTGAGAGTAATTCTTTATTTCTCTAAATTTCTTAAAATTCTCTAGTTCTGAGATAAGCTATCCAGGTTCTGTCCAGATAAGTATTTTGGTAAAAGGTGCAATAAAGCATAAGGGCTTACCTGCACTACAGAGACGACTGTATGTCCGTGGAGGTCTGATACTTCAGGAGTGTGTGCTCAGCAAGGCTTGTGAGCGCCCTTTTATTGTCCACAGATTTCACACAGACAGACGTAAACTGGAGTTCCAGCCCCACATGTCATCAGGAATGTTTTTAATCTGATATCAGGGCAAGAATATTTCACCGGAGATTAAAGTCCATCCAAATGACCTTTTATGATGTAAAACCTTTCCAACCATCTATGAAGTTGGTCAAACTAATTGGGTTAGTTTGATCAAAATCATGGACCAATTAACTTCAGTCATCATGTTGGGCATCTCTaatgtttaaaactatttaattttgaTCTCAAACTCAATCCCAATGTTTTCACCGATGAATGAAAAGCAGAGAAATTTTAAGGAAAATGTCATGACTTGACAACTTGTTGTGTCAGAGGCTAATTACTGATATGACTACATCATGGAAACATTTGGTAATGTATGAGTTTGattgatttaatgttttatttcaaggAAAGATAAATGAAACTAATGAATAAACTGCAACCAGAGCAGTGAACAACGTGAGGGAATGAGATGAAGGTG from Girardinichthys multiradiatus isolate DD_20200921_A chromosome 5, DD_fGirMul_XY1, whole genome shotgun sequence carries:
- the tspan34 gene encoding tetraspanin 34 — its product is MCNGILKIMMFIFNGVIFLAGVAILGVGVWVTVDSDSLLGLLDGVEDLPDEVFRLAYVGYVMIGVGAALLVIGFLGCCGAIMENRCMLLTFFSVVLIIFLIEVAGAVVLFVFDDVAEDIFDNLEDEVRKTIQKNYGEDEKMTSLWNATMEQFECCGYKNYTDFDDSPFNRPEDNYPSPCCSGTMVVCSSHNAALLSVPGCFVKLVDWLEENSVIIAGVAMGVAALEIAAMVVSMILYCNAGRKS